A portion of the Psilocybe cubensis strain MGC-MH-2018 chromosome 10, whole genome shotgun sequence genome contains these proteins:
- a CDS encoding L-amino acid amidase, producing the protein MFGEVYYNLVVLRGLYLETHTLLDSWLCSILEAFQTPSKLTELLKRSTKQTSMNSDQTFMVVNSTDFQIPTGIYSNMFGPDGDPTVAILFERIMQNWTIIGRLHLVRVPTLVINGKKDISQDFVVQPSFDRIQKVKRVTLENSSHSPFIEETERPVYMKLISI; encoded by the exons ATGTTTGGAGAGGTGTATTACAATCTTGTAGTTCTCCGGGGCCTCTATCTAGAGACGCATACTCTATTAGATTCTTGGCTTTGTTCTATTTTGGAGGCTTTTCAAAC GCCGTCCAAGCTCACTGAACTCCTGAAGCGGAGCACCAAACAGACGTCAATGAATTCAGACCAGACG TTTATGGTTGTCAATTCGACCGATTTCCAGATTCCTACTGGTATCTACTCGAACATGTTTGGACCTGACGGAGACCCCACGGTTGCAA TTCTATTTGAAAGAATCATGCAAAACTGGACTATCATCGGCCGATTACACCTTGTCAGAGTGCCAACCTTGGTGATCAACGGTAAAAAGGACATCTCGCAAGACTTCGTTGTTCAGCCATCTTTTGACAGAATCCAGAAGGTTAAACGGGTCACTTTGGAGAATTCGAGCCATTCTCCGTTTATAGAGGAGACAGAACGGCCCGTGTACATGAAACTCATTTCAATTTAA